One genomic segment of uncultured Desulfobacter sp. includes these proteins:
- a CDS encoding basic amino acid ABC transporter substrate-binding protein — protein sequence MKLFSLITRLSAICSLLFMAMSGNVFAVETQRVITVASDATWPPMEMIDENKNLVGFNIDYMNAIAEEAGFKVIIKNTAWDGIFAGVEAGKYDAIISSVTITDKRKKAMDFSLPYVNAGQVLVVPVASTAKVIADLKGKKLGAQIGTTGAMEIKKVKGVKLKSYDEIGLTFEDMAAGRIDGVVCDTPIAANYALQKESYKGKFKIAGKSFTEENYGIVVKKGNKELLELINKGIKAVQAKGIDKQLEKKWLE from the coding sequence ATGAAACTATTTAGTTTAATCACAAGGCTGTCTGCTATTTGTTCTTTATTGTTTATGGCAATGTCTGGAAACGTTTTTGCCGTTGAAACACAAAGAGTTATTACCGTTGCATCGGACGCAACCTGGCCGCCAATGGAAATGATTGATGAAAATAAAAATCTTGTGGGATTCAATATTGATTACATGAATGCTATTGCTGAAGAAGCAGGATTTAAGGTTATCATCAAAAACACTGCATGGGATGGAATCTTTGCTGGTGTAGAGGCTGGTAAATACGATGCCATCATATCTTCAGTAACGATCACTGACAAACGCAAAAAAGCAATGGACTTTTCATTACCGTATGTAAATGCAGGTCAGGTTCTTGTTGTTCCTGTTGCGTCGACTGCAAAAGTTATTGCAGATCTTAAGGGTAAAAAATTAGGTGCCCAGATTGGCACAACCGGCGCAATGGAAATTAAGAAAGTAAAAGGCGTTAAGCTGAAATCTTATGATGAAATCGGTCTTACTTTTGAAGACATGGCAGCAGGAAGAATTGATGGCGTTGTTTGTGATACACCAATCGCTGCTAATTATGCACTTCAAAAAGAAAGCTACAAAGGTAAATTTAAAATTGCCGGTAAATCTTTTACGGAAGAAAACTACGGCATCGTTGTTAAAAAAGGAAACAAAGAGCTTCTTGAGCTGATTAATAAAGGTATCAAGGCTGTACAGGCTAAAGGTATTGACAAGCAGCTTGAAAAAAAGTGGCTGGAGTAA
- a CDS encoding DMT family transporter: MMFQNKKLKIIGAYILLILTTFFWGVTFVVVKDAVNQVDVFVFLAQRFIAASFILLLLWPFVKRPIDCRTLLKGSVLGVMLFSGFALQTLALLYTSASNTAFLTGLNVIFVPLLSAVIFKKAIAAKSLAGAVLAFIGLYLLCATGTSWSFNKGDLLGLACSIGITVHIIYTGKYARECDVYWLTTIQLGVIGLLSLLIAYFTGHDALVWYPEIRDALIICVLFATIFAFLVQTGMQQFISASSTALIFCLEPVFAAVCAYFLIDENIGVNGLIGAGLILLGMVFSKIKLRTR, from the coding sequence ATGATGTTTCAAAATAAAAAATTAAAAATCATAGGTGCATATATTCTTCTGATTTTAACAACATTTTTCTGGGGCGTTACATTTGTTGTTGTTAAAGATGCGGTGAATCAGGTAGACGTATTTGTTTTTCTTGCCCAAAGGTTTATTGCAGCCTCATTTATTCTTCTGCTTCTGTGGCCATTTGTAAAACGGCCGATAGACTGCAGAACCCTTTTAAAGGGTAGCGTTTTAGGGGTAATGCTTTTCAGCGGTTTTGCTTTGCAAACATTGGCGCTTTTATATACTTCGGCATCAAATACGGCTTTTTTAACCGGGCTGAATGTTATTTTTGTCCCTCTTTTATCTGCCGTTATTTTTAAAAAAGCCATCGCGGCGAAATCCCTTGCCGGTGCCGTACTTGCTTTTATCGGACTTTATCTTTTATGTGCAACAGGAACAAGCTGGTCTTTTAACAAGGGTGATCTTTTGGGCCTTGCCTGTTCGATCGGCATTACCGTTCATATCATATATACCGGGAAATATGCCCGGGAGTGTGATGTATACTGGCTGACAACGATTCAGCTGGGTGTGATCGGTCTGTTGAGTCTGCTTATCGCATATTTTACGGGGCATGATGCACTTGTCTGGTATCCTGAAATCCGTGATGCGCTTATTATCTGCGTGTTGTTTGCAACGATATTTGCATTTCTGGTTCAGACAGGTATGCAGCAGTTTATCAGTGCGTCCTCAACAGCTTTGATATTCTGCCTTGAACCTGTTTTTGCCGCGGTTTGTGCCTATTTTCTGATTGATGAAAATATTGGCGTAAACGGTTTGATCGGTGCGGGGCTTATCCTTCTTGGAATGGTTTTTTCTAAAATTAAGCTCAGAACTCGATGA
- a CDS encoding formate dehydrogenase accessory protein FdhE, which yields MNQNERICHEKTPKGIQTALDTLAMRKPALSSLVSAFGPVLVAKAELTARLSENEIDMPDLPEFDWVRFSKGVHLFAITGLMDFHQEFKQAAHMILPPMAEAFPGIRSDIEAIESNIADNSLDAGECVQAFVENNTRKIGALAARAGTGPDIFTFALAQIAQPFKVAQARAFSPLLEDHQWPHGHCPMCGSFPVVAGLIGEGGKRWLQCSVCAHEWRFRRHTCPRCENNDHDTLEYFFDQNSPVKEGERVNVCKVCNTYLLTIDLRQHIDPVNMDVAAMGMIGLEVRAREKGYTPQAATLWNPME from the coding sequence ATGAATCAGAATGAACGTATCTGCCATGAAAAAACGCCCAAAGGCATTCAAACGGCCCTTGACACCCTGGCGATGCGCAAGCCTGCGCTATCCTCCCTTGTCTCTGCATTTGGTCCCGTGCTGGTGGCAAAAGCTGAATTGACGGCACGTCTATCTGAAAACGAGATAGACATGCCGGATCTGCCCGAATTTGATTGGGTCCGGTTTTCTAAAGGGGTGCATTTGTTTGCCATCACAGGTCTTATGGACTTTCACCAGGAGTTTAAACAGGCAGCCCACATGATTCTGCCGCCCATGGCAGAAGCATTTCCAGGCATCCGGTCGGACATTGAAGCAATTGAAAGCAACATTGCGGACAACAGCCTTGATGCCGGCGAGTGCGTCCAGGCATTTGTGGAGAACAACACCCGAAAGATCGGCGCACTTGCTGCCCGGGCAGGCACCGGACCTGACATATTTACGTTTGCCCTGGCCCAGATTGCCCAGCCGTTCAAGGTGGCTCAGGCCCGGGCCTTTTCCCCTTTGCTAGAGGACCATCAGTGGCCGCACGGGCACTGCCCAATGTGTGGATCATTCCCGGTTGTTGCAGGGCTCATCGGTGAAGGGGGCAAGCGCTGGCTGCAGTGTTCTGTGTGCGCCCATGAATGGCGTTTTAGACGTCACACCTGCCCCCGATGCGAGAATAATGACCATGACACTCTTGAATATTTTTTCGACCAGAACAGCCCTGTCAAGGAGGGGGAACGGGTGAACGTCTGCAAGGTATGCAACACCTATCTTCTGACCATAGACCTGCGCCAGCATATTGATCCGGTGAACATGGATGTAGCGGCCATGGGTATGATCGGACTGGAGGTCCGCGCCCGGGAAAAGGGATATACGCCACAGGCTGCAACGCTCTGGAATCCAATGGAATAG
- a CDS encoding 4Fe-4S dicluster domain-containing protein, whose product MANAFFIDVSRCTACRGCQVACKQWHDLPAIETKQRGTHQNPPDLNPFNYKVVRFREHLVDNQRKQVVWNFFPDQCRHCMDAPCKSIADAYVDGAVLQDDVTGMVIYTEKTQKLSEDEFDEMRDICPYDIPRRNPDTGAVVKCDSCYGRVSNGLLPMCVATCPTGTMNFGKREKMVALAHSRLVEVKKQFPKAQLVDEDSVNVIYLITDEPDFYADYVMAQANPSPSTLTRKEFFASIAKPLVNAGAKI is encoded by the coding sequence ATGGCTAATGCTTTTTTCATAGATGTATCAAGATGTACTGCATGCCGGGGGTGCCAGGTGGCCTGCAAACAGTGGCACGACCTGCCGGCAATTGAGACAAAACAAAGAGGAACTCATCAAAACCCGCCGGACCTGAATCCTTTTAACTATAAGGTGGTTCGGTTCAGGGAACATCTTGTGGATAACCAGCGGAAACAGGTGGTTTGGAATTTCTTCCCGGACCAGTGCCGCCACTGCATGGATGCCCCGTGTAAATCCATCGCCGATGCATATGTGGACGGTGCAGTGCTTCAGGATGATGTTACAGGTATGGTGATCTATACGGAAAAGACCCAAAAGCTCTCCGAAGATGAATTTGACGAGATGCGGGATATCTGCCCCTATGATATCCCCCGCAGAAACCCTGACACCGGCGCCGTGGTTAAATGCGACAGCTGCTATGGTCGTGTCAGCAACGGTCTTTTGCCCATGTGCGTGGCCACTTGTCCCACCGGCACCATGAATTTCGGTAAAAGGGAGAAGATGGTTGCCCTGGCCCATTCAAGGCTTGTTGAGGTAAAAAAACAGTTTCCCAAGGCCCAGCTTGTGGACGAAGACAGTGTTAACGTAATCTATCTGATTACGGATGAGCCGGACTTTTATGCAGACTACGTCATGGCCCAGGCTAATCCTTCGCCATCAACTTTGACCCGGAAAGAGTTTTTTGCCAGTATCGCTAAACCCCTGGTGAATGCCGGCGCAAAAATTTAA
- the fdnG gene encoding formate dehydrogenase-N subunit alpha, with protein sequence MKFTRRRFLKLAGMGAAMLPLGQLGINLSPVKTYAAGMKIDGAKEVVSICPFCAVTCHYIAHVKNGEIISTEGDPDYPVSEGALCAKGAAQLSMINSHHRLLKPMYRAPHSDKWEEKSWEWTLNRLAGKIKETRDQDFKKVNANGQTVNRVESIFHLGCSIMDNEECSVVHQAARGLGLVHFDHQARIUHSATVAALAESFGRGAMTNHWIDLKNSDCVFIMGSNAAEHHPVSFKWILRAKDKGAKIIHVDPKFSRTSARSDFHVPLRSGTDLAFLGGFIKYIIENKKYFTPYVTEYTNASFIVSDAFEFKDGMFSGYKPGQRKYDKSTWTFKTDEKGVPLRDKTLSDKQSVFQLMKNHYSRYTIDKVSDITGVSKEDLLKVWQTFAETGQKGKAGAICYALGWTQHTVGVQNIRASALIQLLLGNIGVAGGGIEALRGEPNVQGSTDHCILWHVLPGYLPMPKANWKTLADYNKACTPVSHDPQSANWWQHKPAYVASLLKGWYGDKGTKANGFGYDWLPKADPGEDYSYLYLFDRMYNGHIKGGFIWGTNPAQSVPNSNKVRKAMENLDWACFAEVHHTESTDFWRRPGVDPAKVKTECFLLPSANRAEKDGSITNSGRWQLWHYQATKPQGECLALGDMCVKITNTVRNLYKKFGGAYPAPLLNLDFPETYEPERIAQKCNGWFTKDTTINGKQYKKGQQVPSFTALKDDGSTVSLNWLYAGGYTEETLGNKVNKSKRRDLSQTPEQAKIGLYPNFSWCWPVNRRILYNRASVDLNGQPWAPDKAVIRWDGSKWVGDVPDGGWPPLASGKGKYPFIMHKEGHGQLFGPGRAEGPFPEHYEPIETPVKTHPFSNQLNNPCAIIFDGEMDKLCGAGNPDFPIVLTTYSVAEHWCGGGETRNTPVLLEAEPQLYVEMSPELAKEKGIENGDPVVVESARGRVEAIAMVTIRLRPFKIQGKIVHEVGMPFCFGWTTKGVGDSTNRLTPSAGDPNTTIPEYKASLVNVKKAGSLKELIV encoded by the coding sequence ATGAAATTTACACGTCGTCGCTTTCTAAAGCTCGCGGGAATGGGAGCGGCCATGTTACCCCTCGGGCAGTTGGGCATCAACCTTTCGCCGGTTAAGACATATGCCGCCGGCATGAAGATTGATGGGGCAAAGGAGGTGGTTTCCATTTGCCCCTTTTGTGCGGTAACCTGCCATTACATTGCCCATGTTAAAAATGGGGAGATCATCAGCACCGAAGGCGACCCTGACTATCCCGTCAGTGAGGGGGCGCTCTGTGCCAAGGGGGCGGCCCAGCTGTCCATGATCAACAGCCACCATCGACTTCTTAAACCCATGTACCGGGCTCCTCACAGCGATAAATGGGAGGAAAAATCCTGGGAATGGACCCTGAATCGTCTGGCAGGAAAAATTAAGGAAACCCGGGACCAGGATTTTAAAAAGGTCAATGCCAACGGCCAGACCGTTAACCGTGTGGAATCCATCTTTCATTTAGGTTGCTCCATAATGGATAACGAGGAGTGCTCCGTAGTGCACCAGGCCGCAAGGGGGCTTGGACTTGTCCATTTTGATCATCAGGCTCGAATTTGACACAGCGCAACTGTAGCGGCTCTGGCAGAGTCGTTTGGGCGCGGCGCAATGACCAATCACTGGATTGACCTTAAAAACTCCGATTGTGTCTTCATCATGGGAAGTAATGCTGCAGAGCATCACCCCGTCAGTTTTAAATGGATTCTTCGTGCCAAAGACAAAGGTGCTAAAATTATACACGTGGATCCCAAATTTTCACGGACATCGGCCAGATCCGATTTCCATGTCCCCTTAAGATCCGGCACCGACCTTGCTTTTCTGGGCGGTTTCATCAAATACATCATTGAGAACAAAAAATACTTTACCCCCTATGTCACCGAATACACCAATGCCTCGTTCATCGTGAGCGACGCATTTGAATTTAAGGACGGCATGTTTTCCGGCTATAAACCGGGTCAAAGAAAATACGACAAAAGCACCTGGACCTTTAAAACCGACGAAAAAGGCGTTCCATTAAGGGATAAAACCTTAAGCGACAAGCAGTCGGTATTTCAGCTGATGAAAAATCATTACTCCAGATACACTATCGATAAAGTGTCTGATATCACAGGCGTTTCAAAGGAAGACCTGCTCAAGGTATGGCAGACCTTTGCCGAAACGGGCCAGAAGGGCAAGGCCGGCGCCATCTGCTACGCACTGGGCTGGACCCAGCACACCGTGGGCGTTCAGAACATCCGCGCCAGTGCACTGATTCAGCTGCTTTTAGGCAACATCGGCGTTGCCGGCGGCGGTATTGAAGCCTTAAGGGGTGAGCCCAATGTCCAGGGGTCCACCGACCATTGCATTCTCTGGCATGTTCTGCCCGGCTACCTGCCCATGCCCAAGGCCAACTGGAAGACCCTGGCCGACTACAACAAAGCATGCACACCGGTAAGCCATGACCCCCAAAGCGCCAACTGGTGGCAGCACAAACCCGCATATGTAGCCTCTCTGCTCAAGGGCTGGTATGGGGACAAGGGGACAAAGGCCAATGGATTCGGGTATGACTGGCTTCCCAAGGCCGATCCCGGAGAAGACTACTCTTATCTGTATCTTTTTGACCGGATGTACAACGGCCATATCAAGGGCGGGTTCATCTGGGGCACTAATCCGGCCCAGAGCGTTCCCAACTCCAACAAGGTGAGAAAAGCCATGGAAAATCTGGACTGGGCCTGCTTTGCTGAAGTCCATCACACCGAATCCACGGATTTCTGGCGTAGACCCGGGGTTGATCCCGCCAAGGTTAAAACCGAGTGCTTCCTTCTGCCCTCAGCCAACCGGGCGGAGAAAGACGGCTCCATCACCAATTCCGGCCGTTGGCAGTTGTGGCATTACCAGGCCACCAAGCCCCAGGGCGAGTGCCTGGCCCTGGGCGATATGTGCGTCAAAATTACCAATACGGTCAGAAATTTGTACAAAAAGTTCGGTGGTGCCTATCCGGCCCCCCTGCTCAACCTTGATTTTCCTGAAACCTATGAGCCTGAACGCATTGCCCAGAAGTGCAACGGATGGTTCACCAAAGACACCACGATCAATGGCAAACAATATAAAAAAGGCCAGCAGGTGCCAAGCTTTACGGCACTCAAGGATGACGGTTCCACCGTCTCTTTGAATTGGCTTTACGCCGGCGGATACACCGAAGAAACACTGGGCAATAAGGTCAATAAGTCCAAGCGCCGGGATTTGTCCCAGACCCCGGAACAGGCAAAAATCGGTCTTTACCCCAATTTTTCATGGTGCTGGCCCGTGAATCGCAGGATCCTTTACAACCGGGCGTCGGTGGATTTAAACGGTCAGCCCTGGGCCCCGGACAAAGCAGTTATCCGCTGGGACGGCAGCAAATGGGTGGGCGACGTGCCCGACGGCGGATGGCCGCCCCTGGCGTCAGGAAAGGGGAAATATCCCTTTATCATGCACAAGGAAGGCCATGGCCAGCTCTTTGGCCCGGGACGTGCCGAAGGACCGTTCCCGGAACACTACGAACCCATTGAAACGCCTGTGAAGACGCATCCGTTCTCAAATCAGCTGAATAATCCCTGTGCGATAATCTTTGACGGGGAGATGGACAAGCTGTGCGGGGCAGGCAATCCGGACTTCCCCATTGTCCTGACCACCTACAGCGTGGCCGAGCACTGGTGCGGCGGCGGGGAAACCAGAAACACCCCGGTTCTGCTCGAAGCCGAGCCCCAGCTCTATGTGGAAATGAGCCCGGAACTGGCCAAAGAAAAGGGGATTGAAAACGGAGACCCTGTGGTGGTTGAAAGCGCCCGGGGCCGGGTGGAGGCCATTGCCATGGTGACCATCCGCCTGCGGCCGTTCAAAATCCAGGGAAAAATAGTCCATGAAGTGGGCATGCCATTTTGTTTCGGCTGGACCACAAAGGGTGTGGGGGATTCAACCAACCGGCTGACCCCGTCCGCCGGGGATCCCAATACCACCATTCCGGAATACAAGGCCAGCCTCGTCAACGTTAAAAAGGCAGGCAGCCTAAAGGAACTCATCGTATAG